The Solanum lycopersicum chromosome 2, SLM_r2.1 DNA window tttcataaaatttctaGGGTTGTTAAATGGTCtcctattttaaaattttgaaggacAAAAGAATCAACTTACTTCAAGAAAATGAACACACTAATTCTTTTgaccacatatatatatacatatttttgatAGTAACATATCACCTCTTAGCCATAATTAAAGACTTCTTTGATTTGACCTAAAAAAAAGGTGatttctctttatctttttcctttttctccttttttttttcaactaacactcctttttagttattttcatttttatgacACAAAAATGATGTCAATATGACACAGTCTTTGAACATACCTTCTTGGGGTCCTCAGGGTGCAAACCAAGCCCATTTATTAGCCTATCAAACTTATTAGGGTAATTTGGAAGATATTGGCTTGTACATGTATCTCGTGATACATAAGGTCAAATTAAGTGTAATTTATTGTAGATATTCTGTATCTAAGCGGATTCGCATGTATCTGAAATACATAGACAAACCTCGTTCACCTCCCTCATATCTCGCTCGtatacatgtgaatcacaccatatacatatatctggtgtgattcacatgtatctgaAGTATGTATAGACAAGTTTTGCTCGTCTCCCTCCTgttctcactcgcctctctctctATTTCAGTGTGTCTGGTAGCAAAAAAGAAACATGTATCTAGATAAATctgatatgaaaatattaattagttcttgaaaattcattaaaaaaaaaaaagccatTTTAAATGCAAAAACACAATGACAGTGTCATGGATTTCGATCTTAAACGTAAAATGGCGTAAAATTGCAGGAATTGCCAGAGCACAAAAGAGGAGATGCAGTGAGTAGCATGGTGTATGAAGCTAATGCTAGAGTTAGAGATCCAGTTTATGGATGTGTTGGAGCCATTTCATCTCTTCAACAACAAATTGATATGCTAAGAACCCAACTAGCCATGACCCAAGCTGAGGTTGTCCAATTGAGGCTAAGACAATCAACAAGCATTACTAATAGCCCACCAAATAGTGGGTCTCCCATTATGGGCTCACAGCCCAAAGGATATTACCATATGGATTTGGATGTAGACCAGTCCAACACCTTCAATGAGCCTATGTGGCCATATTAGATGAGTTTTGTTGTCTatttaaacttcaaaaattatctTGTGTCCTTTTGCCTCTATATATCTTTTTCTTATAAGAGCAAAGGTGATGAATTAGGTTGTTGTTTCGTAAGCTATGCTGCTCAGACTCCTCCAAAATGCGTGTCATATCCTCCTACACGGGTGTAACATCATTTTTGGAGAGCCTGAACAACTTAGTTTGTGAGTGTGTTAGAATGAAATCAAACCCTTCATTGGGTGTTAGGCCTTTTggcgaaaaaaaaaaagttttatacCAGTATCATCTTTGttcttgtgtatatatatatgtaataggAAAATTTTGTGCTGTTTTTCCCCCCAATTTTGATTGAAGAAATTAAATTCCCTTTATATACTTTAACAACTAATGGTCCATAAAACTCTTATTTAAC harbors:
- the LOC101266995 gene encoding LOB domain-containing protein 4; its protein translation is MKECGKNSSSPCAACKLLRRRCGHDCVFSPYFPADEPHKFANVHKVFGASNVSKMLQELPEHKRGDAVSSMVYEANARVRDPVYGCVGAISSLQQQIDMLRTQLAMTQAEVVQLRLRQSTSITNSPPNSGSPIMGSQPKGYYHMDLDVDQSNTFNEPMWPY